Below is a genomic region from Desulfitibacter alkalitolerans DSM 16504.
AACTAATAATCAAGGCTTAGATAAAACCAGTCATATGACAGGCGAAGAAGGGGAACTGCCTTCTACTGTAACATTAGCTGTTAACCCAACACAAGCAAGACTGCTTGCAGAACTTGAAGAAAAAAGTAAAATACATTTTACTTTGGTTTACAGGGGAAGCCAAGAAAATGCACAAAAATTTTTGGATGAGCAGGAGGGAGTTATTAATAGGATTTTGCATCCCGAATTAGAAGCAGACGATAAATCAGAGGATAATCTCGTGTCCGGGCTAGAATCTGAAAAAACGGAGGGAGAAATAATCAATGAAGAATAATCAAATAATTGCAGTTTGGGGTAATCCATCGTCAGGAAAAACAGTTACAAGTATTAAGATGGCCAGAGAACTAGCTTTAAAAAAGAAAAATGTCATACTGGTGTTCTGTGATACTATTGCTCCTGATTTAATGATGGTGCTTCCAGATAAAAATACAGATGAAAAGTCTTTGGGGAGCTTACTTTCGGCTCCAGAAATTACTCAAGAAAAGATTTTATCGAAATGTATTACACTGGACAAAAATGAGTATATTAGCCTGCTTGGATACTCACAGGGGGAAAATAGCTTTACTTATGCTAAATATGCTAAAGACAGAGCAGTAGATTTATTAATACTTTTACGTCATATTGCAGATTATGTAGTAGTTGATTGTTCGGCGTTTTTCATTTCTGATCTGCTTTCAGTAACTGCCATTGAATTAGCGGACAGTGTGATTCGTTTATCAAATTGTAATTTAAAGGCATTGTCCTATTTCAATTCATCCCTGCCCCTGCTTGCTGACAGACGCTTTAATACAGACAGGCATATCAAAGTGCTGTCTAAAGTAAAAGCAGATGAACCCAGTGAGCTGATGGCAGAAAAATATAATGGGGTTATGTATGAACTGCCTTATATAGAGGAAATTGTAGAACAGTATTTAACCGGACGGTTGTTTGGAACCCTTGAATCAAAGCAGAGTATCAAATATACGCAAACAATTCAACAGATAATTACTTCTGTATTGAATAAAAACTTGGAAGTGAAACAAGAACCAAAACCTGCTAAAACAAAAAAAATAAAAGAGGCAGGAGCTTCATTTTTAGATAAAGTCTTGATGGGCATGAGAGGAGGCAGGTCATGAACAATGCGGCAATATTTTTCAATACAGGGCAGAATATAAAGCAGTTTGCCGACATACTTCAGGAAGTTCAAGAGTATATTTCAAGCAAATATTCTACCCTTATATCCAGTAACCCAAAAGAGCAGCGGGAGCAGATCAAATCATATATTGCAAAATATCTGATGGACTATTCTCTTGGGGTAGAAGGACTGTCCTTCGATGAGCTTGTAGAAAAATTATACTCAGAGATGGCAGAGTTTTCATTCCTGACAAAATATCTGTTTAGAAATGATATAGAAGAAATCAATATCAACCATTGGAGAGACATTAAAATAACCTACACCAATGGTCAAATACTGCCTGCAAAAGAAAAATTCAATTCGCCTTCCCATGCCATTGATGTAATAAGGCGGCTGCTTCATAAATCCGGGATGATATTAGATAACTCACAGCCTATTGTAAGAGGTCATTTATCAAATAAAATCAGAATAACCGTGTTCGGCAATGGTATTATTGATGAGGA
It encodes:
- a CDS encoding AAA family ATPase is translated as MKNNQIIAVWGNPSSGKTVTSIKMARELALKKKNVILVFCDTIAPDLMMVLPDKNTDEKSLGSLLSAPEITQEKILSKCITLDKNEYISLLGYSQGENSFTYAKYAKDRAVDLLILLRHIADYVVVDCSAFFISDLLSVTAIELADSVIRLSNCNLKALSYFNSSLPLLADRRFNTDRHIKVLSKVKADEPSELMAEKYNGVMYELPYIEEIVEQYLTGRLFGTLESKQSIKYTQTIQQIITSVLNKNLEVKQEPKPAKTKKIKEAGASFLDKVLMGMRGGRS